A DNA window from Xyrauchen texanus isolate HMW12.3.18 chromosome 6, RBS_HiC_50CHRs, whole genome shotgun sequence contains the following coding sequences:
- the LOC127644827 gene encoding oocyte zinc finger protein XlCOF6-like, producing the protein MEFIKEEIEDINITQPCRIKSEDTDEQGDLMEVKDKSQEINEETERHPCQKPQNVVTAEKSVNCTQTENQFTPKITKKTRSEKSFTCPQCEKSFTRLGYLKKHITVHTGEKRFTCNLCEKGFTHKGSLNEHMRVHTGEKPFTCHHCGKSFSHKGNLKIHIRVHTEESCFTCPQCGKGYTNKENLKCHMRIHTGEKPFACHLCGMSFTRKVILQSHIKTHTGEKPFTCPHCGKSFKDKAYLKRHMRVHTGEKPYMCPECGKSFTHKGNFQTHIRVHTGEKPSTCTQCGKSFLHKGSLNDHMRTHTGEKPFTCTQCGKSFTCKGHLKNHIRTHTGEKPFTCDQCGKRYKVISFLKYHIRIHTGDRPFSCHQCGKSFIHKGHLNDHLRIHTGEKPFTCPECGKSFAQKENLKSHLRIHTEERPFMCHQCDKTFTRLGYLKKHIAFHTGERPFTCHLCEKNFTHKGSLNEHMRIHTGQKPFTCHHCGKSFSHKGNLKIHVRIHTEESPFTCPQCGKGYTNKENLKCHMRIHTGEKPFACHLCGMSFTRKVILQSHIKNHTGEKPFTCPHCGKSFKDKAYLKRHMRVHTGEKPYMCPECGKSFTHKGNFQTHIRVHTGEKPSTCTQCGKSFTHKGHLNDHMRTHTGEKPFTCLQCGKSFTCKGHLNNHIRTHTGEKPFTCDQCGKSYTVQASLKKHMKVHSG; encoded by the exons atctgatggaagtgaaagacaAAAGTCAAGAAATTAACGAAGAGACGGAGAGACATCCGTGTCAAAAACCACAGAATGTTGTAACTGCAGAAAAATCTGTTAATTGCACACAGACCGAAAATCAATTCACaccaaaaataaccaaaaaaacaCGATCCGAAAAATCTTTTACCTGCCCtcagtgtgaaaagagtttcacacgTTTAGGATACCTTAAGAAACACATAACagtccacactggagagaagcgtTTCACATGTAATTTGTGCGAAAAGGGTTTCACTCATAAAGGAAGCCTTAATgaacacatgagagttcacaccggagagaagccATTCACATGCCACCACTGCGGAAAGAGTTTCTCACATAAAGGAAACCTGAAGATTCACATAAGAGTTCACACTGAAGAGAGTTGTTTCACATGCCCTCAGTGCGGAAAGGGTTATACAAATAAAGAAAACTTGAAgtgtcacatgagaattcacactggagaaaagccttttgCGTGCCATCTGTGTGGGATGAGTTTCACTCGTAAAGTAATCCTTCAGTCCCACATAAAaactcacactggagagaagcctttcacatgtcctcattgtggaaagagtttcaaagaTAAAGCATACCTGAAGCGtcacatgagagttcacactggagagaagccttacatgtGCCctgagtgtggaaagagtttcacacataaAGGAAACTTTCAGACTCACATAAGggttcacactggagaaaagccttccacatgcactcagtgtggaaagagtttcttaCATAAAGGAAGCCTTAATGATCACATGAGAACTCACaccggagagaaacctttcacgtgcactcagtgtggaaagagtttcacatgtaAAGGACACCTTAAGAATCACATAAGaactcacactggagaaaagccttttacatgtgatcagtgtggaaagcgTTACAAA gttatttcttttcttaaat AtcacataagaattcacactggcgATAGGCCTTTctcgtgccatcagtgtggaaagagtttcattcatAAAGGACATCTTAATGATCACctaagaattcatactggagagaagccttttacatgccctgagtgtggaaagagttttgcacaaaaAGAAAACCTTAAGAGTCACTTAAGAATTCACACTGAAGAGAGGCCTTTCATGTGCCATCAGTGTGATAAGACTTTCACACGTTTAGGATACCTTAAGAAACACATAGCATTCCACACTGGGGAGAGGCCTTTCACAtgtcatttgtgtgaaaagaatttCACACATAAAGGAAGCCTTAATgaacacatgagaattcatactggacagaagcctttcacatgccaccACTGCGGAAAGAGTTTCTCACATAAAGGAAACCTTAAGATTCACGTAAGAATTCACACCGAAGAAAGCCCTTTCACTTGCCCTCAGTGCGGAAAGGGTTATACAAATAAAGAAAACCTGAAgtgtcacatgagaattcacactggagaaaagccttttgCGTGCCATCTGTGTGGGATGAGTTTCACTCGTAAAGTAATCCTTCAGTCCCACATAAAaaatcacactggagagaagcctttcacatgtcctcattgtggaaagagtttcaaagaTAAAGCATACCTGAAGCGtcacatgagagttcacactggagagaagccttacatgtGCCctgagtgtggaaagagtttcacacataaAGGAAACTTTCAGACTCACATAAGggttcacactggagaaaagccttccacatgcactcagtgtggaaagagtttcacacacaaAGGACACCTTAATGATCATATGAgaactcacactggagagaaaccttttacATGTCtacagtgtggaaagagtttcacatgtaAAGGACACCTTAATAATCACATAAgaactcacactggagagaagccttttacatgtgatcagtgtgggaAAAGTTACACAGTTCAAGCTAGCCTAAAAAAGCATATGAAAGTTCATTCTGGATAG